One Nocardia sp. BMG111209 DNA segment encodes these proteins:
- a CDS encoding HNH endonuclease signature motif containing protein yields MRSRPECVSDPSTEAALCALEIAAAQVSAMPTQALSNRDRLTLIRRVETIVRMLPAAGLQWIAQMHEQWSSTEFAADNLVDTLADSLRITPAEARARWRTADDLAHHTGLTGDTLAPPLPATATAYREGAIAPTHVKIIRDVLHHLPVTVDVATRADAEVMLAENARELRPDQLRKVADKLEALINPDGTFTDTDRARRRAFTMGRQGPDLMSTCTATVDPEVRAYLEAIFAKYAKPGLLNPDDTTPIVEGDPDEAAAQRDTRNAAQRQHDAIKAVLRDSIASGRLGQHRGLPVTVIVSMTLRELEDAVAQAIPDGPLPRIAGPAVATGGGAVISVGDALRLASHAHHYLALFDDSDGRPLYLGRSKRIATADQRIVLHARDIGCTFPGCTKPGYLCQVHHRTEWSAGGATDADQLTFVCEPHHQQAGTHLTGWHTTTVPGDHANAGRTQWIPPVHIDPARRPRVNKYHHPGEYLTHTKEPEYRQPG; encoded by the coding sequence ATGCGTTCGAGACCCGAGTGCGTCAGTGATCCCTCCACCGAAGCCGCCCTGTGCGCGTTGGAGATCGCCGCGGCCCAGGTCTCCGCCATGCCGACCCAGGCCCTGTCCAATCGTGACCGGCTCACCCTGATCCGCCGCGTCGAAACCATTGTCCGGATGTTGCCCGCCGCCGGGCTGCAATGGATCGCGCAGATGCACGAACAATGGTCCAGCACCGAATTCGCGGCCGACAACCTCGTCGACACCCTCGCCGACAGTCTGCGTATCACCCCCGCCGAGGCCCGCGCCCGCTGGCGCACCGCCGACGACCTCGCCCACCACACCGGCCTCACCGGCGACACCCTCGCTCCACCTTTGCCTGCGACGGCCACCGCCTACCGTGAGGGAGCCATCGCGCCGACCCACGTGAAAATTATTCGCGACGTCCTCCATCATCTCCCCGTCACCGTCGATGTTGCGACCCGCGCCGACGCCGAGGTGATGCTCGCCGAGAACGCCCGCGAGCTCCGTCCGGACCAGCTGCGCAAGGTCGCCGACAAACTCGAAGCCCTGATCAACCCAGACGGTACGTTCACCGACACGGATCGTGCCCGCCGCCGCGCCTTCACCATGGGCCGCCAAGGCCCGGACCTTATGTCGACATGCACCGCCACCGTGGACCCCGAGGTACGCGCCTACCTCGAGGCCATTTTCGCCAAATATGCGAAGCCTGGACTCCTGAACCCCGACGACACCACCCCCATCGTCGAGGGTGACCCGGATGAGGCTGCCGCACAACGCGACACCCGGAACGCCGCGCAGCGACAACATGATGCGATCAAAGCCGTCCTGCGTGACAGTATCGCCTCCGGGCGCCTCGGTCAGCATCGTGGTCTGCCGGTCACCGTGATCGTCTCGATGACCCTACGAGAGCTGGAAGACGCTGTCGCACAGGCGATCCCAGATGGTCCACTGCCCCGGATCGCCGGTCCCGCCGTGGCCACCGGCGGCGGCGCGGTCATCTCGGTCGGCGACGCCCTGCGCCTGGCGTCCCACGCCCACCACTATCTTGCCCTGTTCGACGACAGTGACGGGCGTCCCCTCTACCTCGGCCGCAGCAAACGCATCGCCACCGCCGATCAACGGATCGTGCTGCACGCCCGCGACATCGGGTGCACCTTCCCCGGCTGCACCAAACCCGGATACCTTTGCCAGGTACACCATCGCACCGAATGGTCCGCCGGCGGCGCCACCGACGCCGACCAGCTTACTTTCGTCTGCGAGCCCCACCACCAGCAAGCCGGAACGCATCTCACCGGATGGCATACCACCACCGTTCCGGGCGACCACGCCAATGCTGGACGTACACAATGGATCCCGCCGGTCCATATTGATCCGGCCCGGCGGCCGCGCGTCAACAAATATCATCATCCCGGCGAATATCTGACGCACACAAAAGAACCCGAGTACCGACAACCGGGCTGA
- a CDS encoding alpha/beta fold hydrolase, whose amino-acid sequence MRSGFLRVPGAALYYEVGGEGPVLLVIPGGGGDAGAADGIAAVLRRRFTVVTFDARGYSRSALDSGVPEDQFVAVQSDDAVRLLAHFGAEPAYVVGVSNGAIVGLDLLARHPERVRGLVAHEPPCFAVLPDAEEQRAMVDEVVRLLHAEGPAAAGARFFAGIGGAMKMLPETGDLPVREVERRERGAGNAPIMLAHELREFISYVPDYAALAPVADRLTLAAGRETRGCLPYRPAVEIARRLGLTVAEFPGAHNGMTTDAVEFAEAIAEALSTAVEA is encoded by the coding sequence ATGAGATCGGGATTTCTGCGCGTGCCCGGGGCCGCGCTGTACTACGAGGTGGGCGGGGAAGGGCCTGTGCTACTGGTGATTCCGGGAGGCGGCGGGGATGCCGGGGCGGCCGACGGGATCGCGGCGGTGTTGCGGCGGCGGTTCACGGTTGTCACCTTCGATGCGCGGGGGTATTCGCGCAGCGCGCTCGACAGCGGGGTGCCGGAGGATCAGTTCGTCGCGGTGCAGAGTGACGATGCCGTTCGGCTGCTGGCGCATTTCGGCGCCGAGCCCGCGTATGTCGTGGGGGTGAGCAACGGGGCGATCGTGGGGCTGGATCTGCTCGCGCGGCATCCGGAGCGGGTGCGTGGGCTCGTTGCGCACGAACCGCCTTGTTTCGCAGTGCTTCCCGATGCCGAGGAGCAGCGCGCGATGGTCGACGAGGTGGTGCGGTTGCTCCATGCCGAGGGGCCTGCGGCGGCGGGGGCGCGGTTCTTCGCCGGGATCGGCGGGGCCATGAAGATGTTGCCGGAAACGGGTGATCTGCCGGTGCGGGAGGTGGAGCGGCGGGAGCGCGGTGCGGGGAACGCGCCGATCATGCTGGCGCACGAATTGCGCGAATTCATCTCGTATGTACCGGATTACGCGGCGCTGGCGCCGGTGGCCGATCGGCTGACGCTGGCCGCCGGGCGGGAGACGCGGGGGTGTCTGCCGTATCGTCCGGCGGTCGAGATCGCGCGCCGGCTCGGGCTCACGGTCGCCGAGTTCCCGGGGGCGCACAACGGAATGACCACCGATGCGGTCGAATTCGCCGAGGCGATCGCCGAGGCGCTGTCCACGGCGGTCGAGGCGTGA
- a CDS encoding dihydrodipicolinate reductase, which translates to MSTPDRIRVFQVATGNLGTEMIGRVQAHPDLELVGLHCYTPDKIGRDAGEIVGIGPIGVTATGTVEEILAARPDVLTFHGVFPDEDLYEKVLAAGIDVVTTADWITGFHRDTNHPHPSGRKVSEIIAAACERGGSTFYGTGMNPGLCQILGIVHTADVAEIENIVVTESVDVSCHHSVDTWKAVGYGRPVDDPTIPDSLYKYTAVFADSVYLMADAFDLELDEVAFRYELGACTEEVDLGWYSLPKGSLGASHIKYQGMVDGVPRIESHLEWQMTPHTDPAWRVQGCYITQVTGDPNIYSKHMIFPRKGFDLSNPENFASIGMTVTGLPALNSIRSVVAARPGIVTSADLPLRAFAGRFKI; encoded by the coding sequence ATGAGCACTCCCGATCGGATCCGGGTATTCCAGGTCGCTACCGGCAATCTCGGCACCGAGATGATCGGCCGCGTCCAGGCGCATCCCGATCTCGAACTCGTCGGATTGCACTGCTACACACCGGACAAGATCGGCCGCGACGCCGGCGAGATCGTCGGCATCGGCCCGATCGGGGTCACGGCCACGGGCACGGTCGAGGAGATTCTCGCGGCCCGCCCCGACGTGCTCACCTTCCACGGCGTATTCCCCGACGAGGATCTCTACGAGAAGGTGCTGGCGGCGGGCATCGACGTGGTGACCACCGCCGACTGGATCACCGGATTCCATCGCGACACCAATCATCCACACCCGTCCGGCCGGAAGGTCAGCGAGATCATCGCGGCCGCCTGCGAACGCGGCGGTTCCACCTTCTACGGCACCGGTATGAATCCCGGCCTGTGCCAGATTCTCGGCATCGTGCACACCGCCGACGTCGCCGAGATCGAGAACATCGTCGTCACCGAATCCGTCGACGTGTCCTGCCATCATTCCGTCGACACCTGGAAGGCGGTCGGATACGGCCGCCCGGTCGACGATCCGACCATCCCGGATTCGCTGTACAAGTACACCGCGGTGTTCGCCGATTCGGTGTACCTGATGGCCGACGCCTTCGATCTCGAACTCGACGAGGTCGCCTTCCGCTACGAACTCGGCGCCTGCACCGAGGAGGTCGATCTCGGCTGGTATTCCCTGCCGAAGGGGTCACTCGGCGCCAGCCACATCAAATATCAGGGCATGGTCGACGGGGTGCCGCGCATCGAATCCCATCTCGAATGGCAGATGACCCCGCACACCGATCCGGCCTGGCGGGTACAGGGCTGCTACATCACCCAGGTGACCGGCGATCCGAACATCTACAGCAAACATATGATCTTCCCGCGCAAGGGATTCGACCTGTCGAATCCGGAGAATTTCGCCTCGATCGGCATGACCGTCACCGGACTGCCCGCCCTGAACTCGATAAGATCGGTCGTCGCGGCCCGCCCCGGCATCGTCACCAGTGCCGACCTGCCGCTGCGCGCCTTCGCCGGCCGCTTCAAGATCTGA
- a CDS encoding TetR/AcrR family transcriptional regulator, which produces MSSSPADQQAARRKTGRPRSTRAPDAIRAAAVRLFSEHGFSGTSVRDIAAAAGVDPALVIRHFGSKEALFLETVSVDHSLRGVVDGPLDTLGRAILRRLVEEVPDDTRKLYRALFGALDRTEVRAYLESSTARHVTAPLAERLPGPDAAIRAELIAAQIAGLLMSGRLFGGGRGPHPDPRVLDIYARAIQALIDSP; this is translated from the coding sequence GTGTCCTCGTCACCGGCCGACCAGCAGGCCGCCCGGCGCAAAACCGGACGGCCTCGATCCACCCGCGCACCCGATGCCATTCGGGCCGCCGCGGTTCGGCTGTTCTCCGAGCACGGCTTCAGCGGTACCTCGGTGCGCGATATCGCGGCCGCGGCGGGCGTCGATCCGGCCCTGGTGATCCGGCATTTCGGTTCCAAGGAGGCGTTGTTCCTGGAGACCGTGTCGGTGGATCACAGCCTGCGCGGCGTGGTCGATGGCCCGCTGGACACGCTCGGCCGCGCGATCCTGCGCAGGCTCGTGGAAGAGGTCCCGGACGACACCCGGAAGCTGTACCGCGCGCTGTTCGGCGCACTGGACCGCACCGAGGTCCGCGCCTACCTGGAGAGTTCGACGGCCCGGCACGTCACCGCGCCGCTGGCCGAGCGACTGCCCGGCCCCGACGCGGCGATCCGCGCCGAGTTGATCGCCGCCCAGATCGCGGGCCTGCTGATGAGCGGCCGGCTGTTCGGCGGCGGTCGCGGCCCGCATCCGGATCCGCGGGTGCTCGACATCTACGCCCGCGCGATCCAGGCCCTCATCGACAGTCCGTGA
- a CDS encoding nuclear transport factor 2 family protein, whose translation MDIQRIGDTLDIQAVLHAYCRAVDTRDWELYRSLFTAEAILDYRSAPFGRSGIRDEIVDWLRESMAVLPMTQHFVTNIEADIDGDTAEVRAQFYNPMQFPGFPELSFCGGYYHHSMVRTATGWQSRALREDNVWFANNPMTGP comes from the coding sequence ATGGATATTCAGCGCATCGGCGACACCCTCGACATCCAGGCGGTACTGCACGCCTACTGCCGCGCGGTCGACACGAGGGATTGGGAACTGTACCGCTCGCTGTTCACCGCGGAGGCGATATTGGATTACCGCTCGGCGCCGTTCGGCCGCAGTGGAATCCGGGACGAGATCGTCGACTGGTTACGCGAATCCATGGCGGTGCTGCCCATGACCCAGCATTTCGTCACCAATATCGAGGCGGATATCGACGGCGATACGGCCGAGGTGCGGGCGCAGTTCTACAACCCGATGCAGTTCCCCGGCTTCCCGGAACTCAGTTTCTGCGGCGGCTACTACCACCATTCGATGGTCCGTACCGCCACCGGCTGGCAGAGCCGCGCACTGCGCGAGGACAATGTCTGGTTCGCCAACAACCCGATGACCGGCCCATAA
- a CDS encoding NAD(P)-dependent oxidoreductase: MTTGTTASASGTTLRAGVVGLGMIGGGVAVSLARRGRIPTVYDVRPGISDSLEGVPAQVATLAEVARDSEVVLVAVLDADQARAVLTGADGLLAAARPGLVVALLSTVALGEVRELAAICAAAGVDFLDAGVTGGTAAAQNGLTVLVGGPAETVDRARPVLDDFAKRVVYCGALGTGMTMKLARNALTYSVWAAVRESALIATAGGISLSRLLEVVSDTDGGAAPLTLLQVHAAGITVPEERVASADLLAQKDLAAVQEFAASAGIEVPIVAAARPHMRAVYSGELPSRPA, translated from the coding sequence ATGACAACTGGGACAACGGCATCGGCCTCGGGGACCACACTGCGCGCGGGCGTGGTCGGGCTCGGGATGATCGGCGGCGGCGTGGCGGTGAGCCTGGCGCGGCGCGGGCGGATTCCCACCGTGTACGACGTGCGGCCGGGGATCTCGGATTCGCTCGAGGGGGTCCCGGCCCAGGTGGCGACGCTCGCCGAGGTGGCGCGCGACAGCGAGGTGGTCCTGGTCGCGGTGCTCGACGCGGATCAGGCGCGGGCCGTGCTGACCGGGGCGGACGGGTTGCTGGCGGCGGCGCGTCCGGGGCTGGTGGTCGCACTGTTGTCGACGGTCGCCCTCGGGGAGGTGCGGGAGCTGGCCGCCATCTGCGCGGCGGCCGGCGTGGACTTCCTGGACGCCGGGGTGACCGGTGGTACCGCGGCGGCGCAGAACGGGCTGACCGTGCTGGTGGGCGGGCCGGCCGAGACCGTCGACCGGGCCCGGCCGGTGCTGGACGATTTCGCCAAGCGGGTCGTGTACTGCGGTGCACTCGGCACCGGAATGACGATGAAGCTGGCGCGTAACGCGCTGACCTATTCCGTGTGGGCGGCGGTGCGGGAATCGGCGCTCATCGCCACCGCCGGTGGTATCTCGCTGTCGCGGCTGCTGGAGGTGGTCAGCGATACCGACGGGGGTGCGGCGCCGCTGACGCTGTTGCAGGTGCACGCCGCGGGAATCACCGTGCCCGAGGAGCGGGTCGCCTCGGCGGATCTGCTGGCGCAGAAGGATCTCGCCGCGGTGCAGGAATTCGCCGCGAGCGCCGGGATCGAGGTGCCGATCGTCGCCGCGGCGCGGCCGCACATGCGCGCGGTGTACAGCGGCGAACTGCCGTCCCGGCCCGCCTGA
- a CDS encoding AraC family transcriptional regulator, which produces MGDAPARQWSGDVVLRPGLLAFTGRIGPAGLHAHHTVGVNIALGGTVTLADADGRTTTATAFVVPADIAHRVVRGTGTGIVAQVEPMSRAGRVLTSMVADPGSVEAWAAAGASLAPPYPWEVAATSSAGTSHPAVARAIRLLTERASAGPVVLTEVADAVGLSESRLRHAFRAEVGLPFRPYVRWVRVLRAIEACAAGRSLTEAAHAAGFADSAHLSRTCRRMFGHAPSEFVHAGMSWAGAALVG; this is translated from the coding sequence ATGGGTGACGCACCGGCGAGGCAGTGGTCGGGCGATGTGGTGCTGCGGCCGGGACTGCTGGCGTTCACCGGGCGGATCGGGCCGGCGGGGCTGCACGCCCATCACACGGTCGGCGTGAACATCGCGCTCGGCGGGACCGTGACGCTGGCGGATGCCGACGGAAGAACCACGACCGCAACGGCTTTCGTCGTTCCTGCCGATATCGCGCACCGGGTGGTGCGGGGAACCGGTACCGGCATCGTGGCGCAGGTCGAGCCGATGTCGCGGGCGGGGCGGGTGCTGACGTCGATGGTGGCCGATCCCGGCTCGGTCGAGGCGTGGGCGGCGGCCGGCGCCTCGCTCGCGCCGCCGTATCCGTGGGAGGTGGCGGCGACCTCCTCGGCCGGGACGTCGCATCCGGCGGTGGCCCGGGCGATCCGGCTGCTGACGGAGCGGGCGAGTGCGGGTCCGGTCGTGCTGACCGAGGTGGCCGATGCGGTCGGACTCTCGGAAAGCCGTCTGCGCCATGCCTTCCGGGCCGAGGTCGGGCTGCCGTTCCGGCCCTATGTGCGGTGGGTGCGCGTACTGCGGGCCATCGAGGCGTGCGCGGCGGGCCGATCGCTGACCGAGGCCGCGCACGCGGCGGGATTCGCCGACAGCGCGCACCTGAGCCGGACGTGCCGGCGGATGTTCGGTCACGCACCGTCGGAATTCGTGCACGCCGGAATGAGCTGGGCCGGAGCGGCTCTGGTCGGATAG
- a CDS encoding TIGR03619 family F420-dependent LLM class oxidoreductase, which produces MKFYISTGFLDTRETVEIARAADDLGYDGLGVPDHVVNFEQLTTPYPYTRSGRPRWEPFSDWPDPWVLIGALAQVTTRLRFVTTVYVAALRDPYSAAKAIGTAALLSGGRVELGIGVGWCKDEFDLLGAAFAQRGKRSEEMIELMRRLWEPGWTEFEGEFYRTPKLEMTPSPPPVPILVGGLSDAALRRAARYDGWVGDLLGIGEAIAAAARLRELRSAAGKSMDGFTVLVPLSDAITPADYARAEQGGVTHVLTMPWMFYSGPEASLADKLRDMARFRRDLGLD; this is translated from the coding sequence GTGAAGTTCTACATCAGCACCGGATTCCTGGACACCCGGGAAACCGTCGAGATCGCCAGGGCGGCGGACGATCTGGGGTACGACGGGCTCGGGGTGCCCGATCATGTGGTCAACTTCGAGCAGTTGACGACGCCGTATCCGTATACGCGGTCGGGGCGGCCGCGCTGGGAACCGTTCTCCGACTGGCCGGATCCGTGGGTGCTCATCGGCGCGCTCGCGCAGGTGACCACGCGGCTGCGGTTCGTGACCACGGTTTATGTTGCGGCACTGCGGGATCCGTATTCGGCGGCGAAGGCGATCGGGACCGCGGCACTGCTGTCCGGCGGCCGGGTGGAGCTCGGAATCGGGGTCGGGTGGTGCAAGGACGAATTCGATCTGCTGGGAGCCGCTTTCGCGCAGCGGGGAAAGCGGTCGGAGGAGATGATCGAACTGATGCGGCGGTTGTGGGAGCCGGGGTGGACGGAGTTCGAGGGCGAGTTCTACCGCACGCCGAAACTGGAGATGACGCCCTCGCCGCCGCCCGTGCCGATCCTCGTCGGCGGGCTCAGCGATGCGGCGTTGCGGCGGGCCGCGCGGTACGACGGGTGGGTCGGGGATCTGCTCGGGATCGGCGAGGCGATCGCGGCGGCGGCCCGGCTGCGTGAATTACGTTCGGCCGCCGGGAAATCCATGGACGGGTTCACCGTGCTGGTGCCGTTGTCGGATGCGATCACCCCGGCGGATTATGCGCGCGCGGAACAGGGCGGGGTCACGCACGTCCTGACCATGCCGTGGATGTTCTACTCCGGGCCGGAGGCGAGTCTCGCCGACAAGCTCCGCGATATGGCGCGGTTCCGGCGGGACCTGGGACTCGACTGA
- a CDS encoding Rieske 2Fe-2S domain-containing protein — translation MARPPLSMEPTGWFQVAWCTEIAIGAVHRMKYFGRDMVAWRSASGQVAVFDAYCEHLGAHLGYGGRVDGENLVCPFHGWEWNREGRNVCIPYEDHPNRGRRIRSYPVAERNEAVWIWFDIDGRPPYFEIPDIFAAFGDDRSAADYYPPVPGATLFRPGLELHPQYIMENGVDFAHFKFVHKTPFVPEFTRHDFSGPVSFVDFTIAFEAGVAADEIASGVESINAGLGCSITKSWGMVDNRTMPAVTPVDETTSDVRFTVWIGRRPGDDAPELNRYGATMADFVIEQFAADVEIWAHQRYSDPPGLSRKEYRGFTALRAWAAQFYPTHSSNNRKADAR, via the coding sequence ATGGCGAGACCACCACTGTCGATGGAGCCCACGGGCTGGTTCCAGGTGGCGTGGTGCACGGAGATCGCGATCGGCGCGGTGCACCGGATGAAGTATTTCGGCCGCGACATGGTGGCCTGGCGGTCGGCGTCCGGGCAGGTCGCGGTGTTCGACGCCTATTGTGAGCACCTCGGCGCGCACCTCGGTTACGGCGGCCGGGTCGACGGCGAGAATCTGGTGTGCCCGTTCCACGGCTGGGAGTGGAACCGCGAGGGCCGCAACGTGTGCATCCCCTACGAGGACCACCCGAACCGTGGCCGCCGCATCCGCAGCTATCCGGTCGCCGAGCGCAACGAGGCCGTCTGGATCTGGTTCGACATCGACGGCCGCCCACCGTATTTCGAGATACCGGACATCTTCGCGGCCTTCGGCGACGACAGGTCCGCGGCCGACTACTATCCGCCGGTGCCCGGGGCGACGCTGTTCCGGCCCGGACTCGAACTGCATCCGCAGTACATCATGGAGAACGGTGTCGACTTCGCGCATTTCAAATTCGTGCACAAGACGCCGTTCGTGCCGGAGTTCACCCGTCACGATTTCTCCGGGCCGGTGTCCTTCGTCGATTTCACCATCGCGTTCGAGGCGGGTGTCGCCGCGGACGAGATCGCCAGCGGCGTCGAATCGATCAACGCCGGACTCGGCTGTTCGATCACCAAGAGCTGGGGCATGGTCGACAACCGCACGATGCCCGCGGTGACCCCGGTCGACGAGACCACCTCCGATGTGCGCTTCACGGTGTGGATCGGCCGCCGCCCCGGCGACGACGCCCCCGAGTTGAACCGCTACGGCGCCACGATGGCCGACTTCGTCATCGAGCAGTTCGCCGCCGACGTGGAAATCTGGGCGCACCAACGGTATTCGGATCCGCCCGGCCTGTCGCGCAAGGAGTACCGAGGCTTCACGGCCCTGCGCGCCTGGGCGGCCCAGTTCTATCCCACCCACTCCTCGAACAACAGAAAGGCCGACGCGCGATGA
- a CDS encoding TetR/AcrR family transcriptional regulator translates to MAIGGRRANKRGLATRESMLEAAIASLATGDPAAVSGNRIARDIGATWGVVKYQFGDIDGLWAAVLRHTADKRGDLPAGLKPGGTLYERVDALIRTMAVGLRTPESLAIETLRAALPRDQAELERDFPRTAAELASWKPNWDKACERAFADLGVDPVKVRQVAALVPAAMRGITSERTLGTYGDLDDALDGLIGALTAYLSD, encoded by the coding sequence ATGGCGATCGGCGGGCGGCGCGCGAACAAGCGCGGCCTCGCGACCCGGGAGAGCATGCTGGAGGCGGCCATCGCCTCGCTGGCGACCGGCGATCCCGCCGCCGTCTCCGGTAATCGGATCGCCCGCGACATCGGCGCCACCTGGGGTGTGGTGAAGTACCAGTTCGGCGATATCGACGGGCTGTGGGCGGCGGTCCTGCGGCACACCGCCGACAAGCGCGGCGACCTGCCCGCCGGGCTGAAACCCGGTGGCACCCTGTACGAACGGGTCGACGCGCTGATCCGCACGATGGCCGTCGGCCTGCGCACACCCGAATCGCTGGCCATCGAGACCCTGCGCGCCGCCCTCCCCCGCGACCAGGCCGAGCTGGAACGCGACTTCCCCCGCACCGCCGCCGAGCTGGCCTCCTGGAAACCCAACTGGGACAAGGCATGTGAGCGCGCCTTCGCCGACCTCGGCGTGGATCCGGTGAAGGTGCGGCAGGTGGCGGCGCTCGTCCCCGCCGCGATGCGCGGCATCACCTCCGAGCGCACCCTCGGCACCTACGGCGATCTCGACGACGCGCTCGACGGGCTGATCGGGGCGCTCACCGCGTACCTCTCCGACTGA
- a CDS encoding carboxymuconolactone decarboxylase family protein, with product MDELRRKGLETMNQVYSWDMPDMPGEYFALTVDHLFGTVWNRPGLSRRDRRMMTLTVVTALNLPDAAEIQVNAALQNGELTAEELRETAIFLTHYLGFPLGSVLNGVVERVLAKRQKAAESGRAEDPKANVSAAVKMNTGKTLEQE from the coding sequence GTGGACGAATTGCGGCGTAAGGGCCTGGAGACGATGAACCAGGTGTACTCGTGGGATATGCCCGATATGCCGGGCGAGTATTTCGCGCTGACCGTGGATCATCTCTTCGGCACCGTCTGGAATCGGCCGGGGCTGTCCCGGCGCGATCGCCGGATGATGACACTGACCGTGGTGACGGCGCTGAATCTGCCGGATGCCGCCGAGATCCAGGTCAATGCCGCGTTGCAGAACGGGGAATTGACCGCCGAGGAACTGCGGGAGACGGCCATCTTCCTCACCCACTATCTCGGATTCCCACTGGGCTCGGTGCTCAACGGGGTCGTCGAGCGGGTACTGGCCAAGCGGCAGAAGGCAGCCGAATCCGGCCGGGCCGAGGATCCGAAGGCGAATGTCAGCGCCGCGGTGAAGATGAATACCGGTAAGACGCTCGAACAGGAATAG
- a CDS encoding TetR/AcrR family transcriptional regulator — MSPRSGLTTERVVRAAAEVADEIGFDKLTLSAVARHFGVKDPSLYVHVRNLHDLRVRVALLASAELNDRIGVAVAGRSGKEALVAFAGAYRAYVLEYPQRYAATQIRMDPAEVAGDPALVRSVELTSSVLRGYGLGTDAGLDAARLLRSTFHGFATLEAAGGFAHSRSTDDSWPRILDALDLTLSNWPVYGEKDDR; from the coding sequence ATGTCTCCCCGATCCGGGTTGACCACCGAGCGGGTGGTGCGGGCTGCGGCCGAGGTGGCGGATGAGATCGGTTTCGACAAGTTGACGTTGTCGGCGGTCGCTCGGCATTTCGGTGTGAAGGATCCGAGTCTGTATGTGCACGTGCGCAATCTGCACGATCTGCGGGTTCGGGTGGCGCTGCTGGCCAGTGCGGAGTTGAACGATCGGATCGGGGTGGCGGTGGCGGGGCGGTCCGGGAAGGAGGCGCTGGTGGCGTTCGCGGGGGCCTATCGGGCTTATGTGCTGGAATATCCGCAGCGGTATGCGGCGACGCAGATCCGGATGGATCCGGCCGAGGTGGCGGGGGATCCGGCGCTGGTGCGCAGTGTCGAGTTGACCTCGTCGGTGTTGCGGGGGTACGGGCTCGGTACCGACGCGGGGTTGGATGCGGCTCGGTTGTTGCGCAGTACTTTTCACGGATTCGCGACGCTGGAGGCGGCGGGTGGGTTCGCGCATTCGCGGTCCACGGACGATTCGTGGCCACGCATTCTCGACGCGTTGGATCTGACGTTGTCGAATTGGCCTGTCTACGGAGAGAAGGACGACCGATGA